Proteins encoded in a region of the Flavobacterium sp. MDT1-60 genome:
- a CDS encoding TonB-dependent receptor, whose translation MIRIILAAALFYSSSLFAQITVKGKVIDTKNNPVELVEILLIDKDSIAIKSEMTTSNGDFTLVAEAGDYLLQIKQMGNILWEQKINVIKNMDLGFIKIVTKEEKLTEVVIKTQKKIIVRKVDRLVFNVENSISAIGGDAIDALKVTPGIKVQNNSIKMIGKSAMSVMINDRVIQLSGDDLINYLKSIPSDNIKSIEVISTPPAKYDAEGNSGILNIQLKKVQINRWNASLRSSYAQQTYPAGSFGSNFSYNKNKLSILFDASYRKGSARDNENLTFYYPEELWNSINNNKPSYTFLNSSLNLNYKLTKKTDIGLQVLGGSGKLSKKNSNKATIKNAISDDYMYEINTNGNDIKHNNNTSININSTTIIDTLGKKFSIDLDYFTFKEDKDKRFNSYNNNILQNPSFVGNNISNQDISNYSAKIDFELPYEFADLSFGSKISFINNYSDASFYDLTSGDAVLDASQSNIFNYKENTQALYFSAGKKMGKKWESKFGLRMETTQTNGNAEMQNQVNKNSYTKFFPSAYVSYQFDDKNVFNLSYSRRVGRPSYWEMNPFRWYDNSNQYAEGNPFLQPSFTNNFQISHSYNNYLNSSIYISKIQNGFGQLATFEEIDGNKIQKFIRLNYFDQNDIGLDESITYNLFSWWSCFANLTVYYSETNSKSNYVQPKFSGSGANFLTTNTITLNKDKTIFAEVSYMYYYPTMSGIYTISDYSSLDFGFKILSLNKKLQISANAYDVFRSNKPQYASVTDGVKQLSKNYYDERYFRIAVKYSFGNNNISVNSRDLGNQDEKSRAGK comes from the coding sequence ATGATAAGAATAATACTTGCTGCTGCCCTGTTTTATAGCTCTTCATTGTTTGCGCAAATAACAGTAAAAGGAAAAGTAATCGATACTAAAAATAATCCTGTAGAACTTGTTGAGATTTTGCTGATAGATAAAGATTCGATTGCAATAAAAAGTGAAATGACTACTAGTAATGGCGATTTTACATTAGTTGCAGAAGCGGGTGACTACCTTTTACAAATAAAACAGATGGGAAATATTTTATGGGAACAAAAAATAAATGTCATTAAAAACATGGATTTGGGTTTTATTAAAATAGTCACAAAAGAAGAAAAACTAACCGAAGTAGTAATAAAGACTCAAAAAAAGATAATAGTTCGAAAGGTAGATCGATTGGTTTTTAATGTAGAGAACTCTATTTCTGCAATAGGAGGTGATGCAATTGATGCTTTAAAAGTAACCCCAGGAATAAAAGTGCAAAACAATTCGATAAAAATGATTGGTAAAAGTGCTATGTCTGTAATGATTAATGATAGAGTAATACAGCTTTCAGGAGATGATTTAATTAATTATTTAAAATCAATTCCTTCAGATAATATTAAAAGTATCGAAGTTATTTCTACACCACCCGCAAAGTATGATGCAGAAGGTAATAGTGGGATATTAAACATTCAATTAAAAAAAGTTCAAATAAATAGATGGAATGCGTCTTTACGTAGCTCATATGCTCAACAAACCTATCCGGCCGGTAGTTTTGGAAGTAACTTTTCGTATAACAAAAATAAGTTAAGCATATTATTTGATGCAAGTTATAGAAAAGGAAGTGCACGAGATAATGAAAATTTAACTTTCTATTATCCAGAAGAACTGTGGAATTCTATTAATAATAATAAACCATCTTATACTTTTTTAAATTCTTCTCTGAATTTGAATTATAAGCTTACTAAAAAAACTGATATAGGTTTACAAGTTTTAGGAGGCTCTGGAAAATTATCTAAAAAGAACTCCAATAAAGCAACAATAAAGAATGCTATTTCAGATGATTATATGTATGAAATTAATACAAATGGTAATGATATTAAGCATAATAACAACACATCAATAAATATTAATTCAACAACGATTATTGACACGTTAGGGAAAAAATTCTCTATAGATTTAGATTACTTTACTTTTAAAGAAGATAAGGACAAACGATTTAATTCATACAATAACAATATTTTACAGAATCCTTCTTTTGTTGGAAATAATATTAGTAATCAGGATATTAGTAATTATTCAGCAAAAATTGATTTTGAATTGCCTTATGAATTTGCAGATTTATCATTTGGGAGTAAAATTAGTTTTATAAATAATTATAGTGATGCATCATTTTATGATTTAACATCTGGAGATGCAGTTTTGGATGCTTCACAAAGTAATATATTTAATTACAAAGAGAATACTCAGGCTTTATATTTTTCCGCTGGTAAAAAGATGGGCAAAAAATGGGAATCAAAATTTGGACTTCGGATGGAAACTACACAGACTAATGGAAATGCTGAAATGCAAAATCAGGTTAATAAAAATAGTTACACGAAATTTTTCCCAAGTGCTTATGTATCCTATCAATTTGATGATAAAAATGTGTTTAATTTAAGTTATAGCAGAAGAGTAGGAAGGCCTTCGTATTGGGAAATGAACCCGTTTCGATGGTACGATAATTCAAATCAGTATGCTGAAGGAAATCCATTTCTACAGCCCTCTTTTACAAATAATTTTCAGATTTCTCATTCTTATAATAATTACTTAAATAGCAGTATATATATATCAAAAATACAGAATGGCTTTGGTCAGTTGGCAACTTTTGAAGAGATTGACGGAAATAAAATTCAAAAATTTATTAGACTTAACTATTTTGATCAGAACGATATAGGTTTAGATGAATCGATAACTTATAATCTTTTTAGCTGGTGGAGCTGTTTTGCAAATTTAACCGTGTACTATAGTGAAACCAACTCAAAATCAAATTATGTTCAGCCTAAATTTTCAGGCTCGGGTGCTAATTTTTTAACTACCAATACAATAACCTTAAATAAGGACAAAACAATTTTTGCAGAGGTAAGCTATATGTATTATTATCCTACTATGTCTGGAATATATACAATTAGTGATTATTCTTCTTTAGATTTTGGATTTAAAATACTGTCACTTAACAAGAAGCTACAAATTTCAGCCAACGCGTATGATGTTTTTAGAAGCAATAAACCTCAATATGCATCCGTAACCGACGGTGTTAAACAACTTTCTAAAAATTATTATGATGAGAGATATTTTAGAATAGCTGTAAAATATAGTTTTGGAAATAATAATATCTCTGTAAATAGTCGTGATCTAGGAAATCAAGACGAGAAAAGCAGAGCCGGAAAATAA
- a CDS encoding AraC family transcriptional regulator, with amino-acid sequence MTYLQWNKILFLLLTSFSLLAQSQKKNLSQFSYDELHDLYFANPNNQELQLQCARAYLTKANKENITIRKAKANYQFALLYYDKNPNKAIAYLDSVIKYSLNTNDKYFPASAYCEKADLLKRQFKFKEAMANYNLAEKVALKTNTDFYYNVLNFIGTTKSEDLGEYNEALALYKKCYNFYKTKDVRSSQYSYYYQDIIFGIADCYKSLKNTDSTAYYNKLGYNESKSTKNTKYQYLFILNEGANQLLKKNYKAAKDSINKALPEIITSNDTGNILASYYYLGKTYDGLGDKETASKNFIKVDSIYKKNKEISTEFIEGYPYLINFYKNKGDKENQLKYITVYMEIDSILEKNYKEFNAIVREEYDTPHLFLEKEELIRSLKNDKQKSYWGISTLLLVSISIGCFGIYQQKQKNKYRFRFEKLINQKEISNKISINNTQNEVEIENVSKTEIGIADELVKQILEKLDRFEYKKEYLQANISIQTLSATFKTNSKYISKIINTYKDKTFIQYINDLRIEHGIEVLKKNPKLRKYTIHALASEFGFNNAESFSTVFFKKTGIKPSYFIKELEKLENK; translated from the coding sequence ATGACCTATTTACAATGGAATAAAATTCTTTTTTTACTCCTAACTTCATTTTCATTATTAGCACAATCTCAAAAAAAGAATCTCTCCCAATTTTCTTATGATGAATTACATGATTTGTATTTTGCAAATCCGAACAATCAGGAATTACAATTACAATGTGCGAGAGCATATCTAACTAAAGCTAATAAAGAAAATATAACTATCAGAAAAGCAAAAGCAAATTATCAATTTGCACTTTTGTATTACGATAAAAATCCTAATAAGGCTATTGCATATTTAGACAGTGTAATAAAATATTCATTAAACACTAATGATAAATATTTTCCGGCTTCTGCCTATTGTGAAAAGGCCGATTTGCTTAAAAGACAATTTAAATTTAAAGAGGCAATGGCTAATTATAATTTAGCTGAAAAAGTTGCACTTAAAACTAATACGGATTTCTATTATAATGTTTTAAACTTTATTGGTACTACAAAATCAGAAGATTTAGGAGAATATAATGAAGCTTTGGCTTTGTATAAAAAATGCTATAATTTTTATAAAACAAAAGACGTAAGATCTTCTCAATACTCTTATTATTATCAGGATATAATCTTTGGCATTGCTGATTGCTATAAATCACTTAAAAATACAGACTCAACTGCTTATTATAATAAATTAGGTTATAATGAATCAAAAAGTACAAAAAATACAAAATATCAATATCTTTTTATTCTTAACGAAGGCGCCAATCAATTGCTAAAAAAGAACTACAAAGCTGCAAAAGATAGCATAAATAAAGCATTACCAGAAATAATTACTAGTAATGATACCGGTAACATACTGGCCTCATACTATTATTTAGGAAAAACATACGATGGTTTGGGAGATAAAGAAACAGCTTCAAAAAACTTTATCAAAGTAGATTCAATTTATAAAAAAAACAAAGAAATTAGTACTGAATTTATTGAAGGTTATCCTTATTTAATTAATTTTTACAAAAACAAAGGAGATAAAGAAAATCAGCTAAAATATATAACTGTATATATGGAAATTGATAGCATTCTTGAGAAAAATTATAAAGAATTTAATGCAATAGTCAGAGAAGAATATGATACTCCACACTTGTTTTTAGAAAAAGAAGAGCTTATACGATCCTTGAAAAATGATAAACAAAAATCATATTGGGGTATATCTACTCTTTTATTAGTTTCTATTTCTATTGGCTGTTTTGGAATTTATCAACAGAAACAAAAAAACAAATACAGATTCAGATTCGAAAAACTTATAAATCAAAAAGAGATATCAAATAAGATTTCAATAAATAATACACAAAATGAAGTTGAAATTGAAAACGTTAGTAAAACAGAAATTGGTATTGCTGACGAATTGGTCAAACAAATTTTAGAAAAACTAGATCGTTTCGAATATAAAAAAGAATATCTCCAGGCCAATATAAGTATACAAACACTTTCTGCTACATTTAAAACAAATAGTAAGTACATTTCAAAAATTATAAATACATATAAAGACAAAACATTTATTCAGTACATTAATGATTTACGAATTGAACATGGTATTGAGGTCCTAAAAAAGAATCCAAAACTTCGAAAATATACTATTCACGCTCTTGCTAGTGAATTTGGGTTTAATAATGCTGAATCATTTTCGACAGTATTTTTCAAAAAAACAGGTATTAAACCTTCCTATTTTATCAAAGAACTAGAAAAACTAGAAAATAAATAA